The following coding sequences are from one Bacteroidales bacterium WCE2008 window:
- a CDS encoding uracil permease — MEQKISNGAVYDARTLGLGKMGVLGVQHMFAMFGATVLVPVLTGLSVSATLLFAGIGTLIFHLLTKFKVPAFLGSSFAFIGGYVAIGEMGMTKGLSLAQSLPYACIGVFFAGLMYFVLAGLFVAFGPKRVLRFFPPIVTGPIIIAIGLSLSGSAITNCANNWWIALSAIAVIIVCNIWGKGMIKIIPILLGVVFSYAVAAVAGLVDFSAVKDAAWVGLPFHFENTTFSVFVNPDWGLVVAAIIAILPISLATMVEHIGDMCAISSTTGINYLENPGLHRTLMGDGLATALASLFGAPANTTYGENTGVLNLTRVYDPRVIRIAACIAIVLSFCPKFAALINTMPAAAIGGVSLVLYGMISAVGVRNVVENQVDFTSSRNVIIAALILVLAIGIKYGANDAISIGFTSLSGLAVAALAGIFLNAVLPGKDYEFGSNDKGDTSVDFEVNRFNTKK, encoded by the coding sequence ATGGAGCAAAAAATCAGTAACGGCGCGGTGTATGACGCCAGAACCCTTGGCTTAGGCAAAATGGGTGTCCTTGGTGTACAGCACATGTTCGCAATGTTCGGGGCTACGGTCCTGGTACCAGTTCTTACCGGACTCTCAGTGTCCGCAACCCTTCTCTTCGCCGGTATAGGCACTCTTATCTTCCATCTCTTAACCAAATTCAAGGTTCCGGCCTTCCTTGGATCCTCCTTCGCTTTCATCGGCGGTTACGTAGCTATCGGTGAAATGGGCATGACCAAAGGTCTCAGTCTCGCTCAGAGTCTGCCTTACGCCTGCATCGGAGTCTTCTTCGCCGGACTCATGTATTTTGTGCTTGCCGGTCTTTTTGTGGCTTTCGGCCCGAAAAGGGTGCTGAGATTCTTCCCACCGATCGTGACGGGCCCGATCATCATCGCTATCGGTCTTTCTCTCAGCGGCTCTGCCATAACCAACTGTGCAAACAACTGGTGGATCGCCCTCAGCGCCATCGCAGTCATCATCGTCTGCAATATCTGGGGTAAAGGCATGATAAAGATCATTCCGATCCTGCTGGGTGTCGTATTTTCCTACGCCGTCGCCGCCGTCGCCGGTCTGGTGGACTTCTCTGCAGTCAAGGATGCTGCATGGGTAGGTCTTCCTTTCCATTTCGAGAATACCACTTTCTCCGTATTCGTCAACCCTGACTGGGGACTTGTCGTCGCCGCGATCATCGCTATCCTTCCGATTTCTCTCGCCACCATGGTGGAGCATATCGGAGACATGTGCGCTATCTCGTCTACGACCGGCATCAATTATCTGGAGAATCCGGGACTTCACCGTACTCTCATGGGCGACGGTCTCGCTACCGCCCTGGCTTCGCTCTTCGGCGCTCCGGCCAACACTACCTACGGAGAGAATACCGGCGTGCTCAACCTGACCAGGGTCTATGATCCGAGGGTCATCAGGATTGCCGCCTGCATCGCCATAGTACTGTCGTTCTGTCCGAAGTTCGCCGCGCTGATCAACACCATGCCTGCTGCGGCAATCGGAGGCGTCAGTCTCGTGCTTTATGGTATGATTTCAGCCGTCGGCGTACGTAATGTCGTCGAGAATCAGGTCGATTTCACTTCTTCCAGGAATGTGATCATCGCCGCTCTCATCCTTGTCCTGGCAATCGGAATCAAGTATGGAGCCAATGACGCCATCTCCATCGGCTTTACTTCCCTCAGCGGTCTTGCCGTAGCGGCTCTGGCCGGTATCTTCCTCAATGCCGTTCTTCCTGGAAAGGATTATGAGTTCGGCAGCAACGACAAGGGTGACACCTCTGTCGATTTTGAAGTAAACAGGTTTAACACAAAGAAATAG
- a CDS encoding Putative hemolysin yields MPQNRPVTIDVDAIAASKFPGKKIPGWILSLVKKIVHQDFLNVYFSQGKIGVDFAPGAVEYLGVKLKVEGEENIPSEGRFTFVSNHPLGGIDAISEIAFVGTKYNGDMYIPANDFLSSLKQIDEYIVPINKTGGQSRQLGEKMDEAFSSDRQILIFPAGMCSRKFDGKIQDAKWKKTFLTKSKEFHRDIIPMWFSGRNSRRFYFIDGLCKKLGIKTNIAMFFLPDELYRGRNKEYTLRIGKPIPWQTFTDEKKDVDWAAYVREKVYELED; encoded by the coding sequence ATGCCACAGAACAGACCTGTCACAATTGATGTGGATGCTATCGCAGCGTCCAAGTTTCCCGGGAAAAAGATCCCGGGATGGATACTTTCCCTCGTCAAAAAGATTGTCCATCAGGACTTCCTCAACGTATATTTTTCCCAGGGCAAGATCGGAGTGGATTTCGCTCCGGGCGCAGTCGAGTATCTCGGGGTGAAGCTTAAAGTGGAGGGGGAGGAGAACATCCCATCCGAAGGCAGGTTCACTTTTGTCTCGAATCATCCTCTCGGCGGTATCGACGCTATCAGCGAGATCGCTTTTGTCGGCACGAAATATAACGGGGACATGTATATTCCCGCCAACGACTTCCTTTCTTCCTTGAAGCAGATCGACGAATATATAGTCCCGATCAACAAGACAGGAGGGCAGAGCCGTCAGCTGGGAGAGAAAATGGACGAGGCGTTCTCGTCTGACAGGCAGATCCTTATTTTCCCTGCCGGAATGTGCTCCAGGAAGTTCGACGGCAAGATCCAGGATGCGAAGTGGAAGAAGACTTTCCTTACGAAGAGCAAGGAGTTCCACCGAGACATAATCCCTATGTGGTTCTCGGGCCGCAATTCCCGGAGATTCTATTTTATCGACGGTCTTTGCAAGAAATTAGGCATAAAGACCAACATCGCCATGTTCTTCCTGCCTGACGAGCTCTACAGGGGCCGTAACAAGGAATATACCCTCCGTATCGGCAAGCCGATTCCGTGGCAGACATTTACGGATGAAAAAAAGGACGTAGACTGGGCTGCCTACGTCCGTGAAAAAGTCTATGAACTTGAAGACTAG
- a CDS encoding Enterochelin esterase, whose product MKRLLLIMMSVLSAGLSGAQPGGFQVIKSPVVNPDNTVTFNYRNNNAKKVSVDVQFAGAHEMVKGEDGVWTITLGPAAPDIYPYKFVVDGVSVMDPMNPDWFPNEGFKNSLLDIPGNGAPLIHAPKNVPHGSVDYVNYYSETLGLYGNAIVYTPPFYDKNTDRKYPVMYLISGTTDTEEVYYKVGKVNLILDNLIAEGAAKEMIVVLPYGNPSKLFPAGKRYDFRKGDPFSGDLLDDLMPFVEKNYRTINDRQSRAIGGFSRGGNQALAIGLSHLDKFSWLCSYSSFTSTAIPEVYDNAEKTNSLVNLFWLGVGTDDFLYGNAKDYMDFLDAKGIRNMKVFTDDKFGHTWMNAKYFLDKSLRLLFTDKPYEGYTPVSATVKPAENQVFNAEVSRRLFPMGVRSPEYNADGSVTFRFLGPDAAKVELECQMFQGHKEMTKDEKGVWSITVTPDAPDIYPYCFFVDGTQVADPENMYIFPNENFKNSLADVRGSEPSVQDIRDVPHGKISYRLYHSDVLGAERPLVVYTPAGYDPAGSEKLPVLYLMHGMTDTQETWFKVGRVNNIMDNLIAAGEAERMIVAMPYANVGGMMETKGFVDEILKSVVPYVEANFNVIADPAHRAIAGFSLGGRQTLACGLGNPDKFNWVAAYAPAIFGEEYKANFANGTYAPLDVVKSNLQMFWLGTGKDDFLIDASRSLDAYLTENGLEHTFYSPAGGHTWMNCRDYIELTAKKLFR is encoded by the coding sequence ATGAAACGGTTACTTCTAATTATGATGTCTGTCCTCTCGGCCGGGCTCTCAGGAGCGCAGCCGGGAGGATTTCAGGTTATAAAATCGCCTGTAGTCAATCCTGACAACACTGTAACTTTCAATTATCGCAACAACAATGCGAAGAAGGTCTCTGTAGATGTCCAGTTTGCCGGCGCCCATGAGATGGTAAAGGGGGAGGACGGTGTCTGGACCATTACTCTGGGCCCTGCAGCCCCTGATATCTATCCTTACAAGTTCGTGGTCGACGGCGTCAGCGTAATGGACCCGATGAATCCTGACTGGTTCCCTAACGAGGGCTTCAAGAACAGCTTGCTGGATATTCCGGGAAACGGAGCTCCGCTTATCCATGCTCCGAAGAACGTGCCTCACGGCAGCGTGGATTATGTAAATTATTATTCGGAAACTCTCGGCCTGTATGGCAACGCTATAGTATATACTCCTCCTTTCTACGACAAGAATACTGACAGGAAGTATCCTGTAATGTATCTGATAAGCGGAACTACCGATACGGAGGAGGTCTATTACAAGGTCGGCAAGGTCAACCTGATCCTTGATAACCTTATCGCCGAAGGTGCCGCAAAGGAAATGATAGTAGTGCTTCCTTACGGCAATCCGTCCAAACTCTTCCCGGCCGGCAAGAGATATGATTTCCGGAAGGGTGATCCGTTCTCCGGAGACCTCCTGGACGACCTCATGCCTTTCGTGGAGAAGAATTACCGCACCATAAATGACCGTCAGAGCCGCGCAATCGGAGGTTTCTCCAGAGGCGGCAACCAGGCTCTCGCCATCGGTCTTTCTCATCTCGACAAATTCTCATGGCTTTGCTCATACAGTTCGTTCACTTCGACTGCGATTCCTGAGGTCTATGACAATGCGGAGAAAACCAACAGCCTTGTCAATCTTTTCTGGCTTGGCGTAGGTACCGACGATTTCCTCTACGGAAACGCAAAGGATTATATGGATTTCCTTGATGCCAAGGGCATCAGGAACATGAAAGTCTTCACTGACGACAAGTTCGGACATACATGGATGAACGCCAAGTATTTCCTTGACAAGTCTCTCCGGCTTCTGTTTACAGACAAGCCTTATGAAGGATATACACCGGTTTCCGCTACGGTGAAACCGGCCGAGAATCAGGTATTCAATGCCGAGGTGAGCCGCCGTCTTTTCCCGATGGGCGTGCGTTCTCCAGAATATAATGCCGACGGCAGCGTGACTTTCCGTTTCCTCGGTCCTGATGCGGCCAAGGTGGAACTCGAGTGCCAGATGTTTCAGGGCCATAAAGAGATGACGAAGGATGAGAAGGGTGTGTGGAGCATCACTGTCACTCCTGACGCTCCGGATATCTATCCTTATTGCTTCTTCGTGGACGGAACTCAGGTTGCCGATCCGGAGAACATGTATATTTTCCCTAACGAGAATTTCAAGAACAGTCTGGCAGACGTGCGGGGATCCGAGCCTTCAGTCCAGGATATCCGGGATGTGCCTCATGGCAAGATCTCATATCGTCTTTACCATTCAGATGTTCTTGGCGCAGAGCGCCCTCTGGTTGTCTATACTCCTGCAGGGTATGATCCTGCCGGTTCCGAGAAACTTCCGGTGCTTTATCTTATGCATGGCATGACCGATACCCAGGAAACCTGGTTCAAGGTCGGACGTGTCAATAATATCATGGATAATCTGATTGCGGCAGGGGAGGCTGAGCGGATGATCGTCGCCATGCCTTATGCCAATGTAGGCGGCATGATGGAGACTAAGGGTTTCGTCGACGAGATACTGAAGTCTGTCGTGCCGTATGTCGAGGCTAATTTCAATGTAATCGCCGATCCTGCGCACCGTGCCATCGCGGGCTTCTCGCTTGGCGGCCGTCAGACGCTTGCGTGCGGTCTTGGCAATCCGGATAAGTTCAATTGGGTTGCCGCATATGCTCCGGCTATCTTCGGCGAGGAATACAAGGCTAATTTCGCCAATGGGACATATGCTCCTCTTGATGTCGTAAAGTCTAATCTCCAGATGTTCTGGCTCGGTACCGGAAAGGACGATTTCCTTATCGATGCTTCCCGTTCGCTGGATGCATATCTGACGGAGAACGGTCTTGAACATACGTTCTATAGTCCTGCCGGCGGTCATACATGGATGAATTGCCGTGACTACATCGAGCTCACCGCTAAAAAGCTTTTCAGATAA
- a CDS encoding phosphoserine phosphatase, protein MEEQILIRITGKDRRGLTASVMSILAKYDAQILDMGQADIHSSLSLGILIRTSDEHSGQVMKELLFKATELGVNIGFEPISDEAYEEWVGGQGKNRYILTLIGRSLSARQIGAAAKVFTEQGLNIDSIKRLTGRVSLLHPEKNVRACIEFSLRGTPLDREKMQEQLMKLSAEMEMDFSFQKDDMYRRMRRLICFDMDSTLIQTECIDELAKRAGVGDQVAAITEQAMRGEIDFKESFTRRVALLKGLDASVMKEIAENLPVTEGTERLMTVLKTYGYKIAILSGGFTYFGEYLQRRFGIDYVYANELEIGEDGKLTGRFVGDIVDGHRKADLLKLIAQMEKVNLAQTIAVGDGANDLPMISEAGLGIAFHAKPRVVANAKQSINTLGLDGVLYFLGFKDSYISN, encoded by the coding sequence ATGGAAGAACAAATCCTTATACGAATAACGGGAAAAGACCGCCGCGGCCTGACAGCCTCGGTGATGAGCATATTGGCCAAATACGACGCGCAGATCCTGGACATGGGCCAGGCTGACATCCATAGTTCCCTGTCCCTGGGAATCCTCATCCGCACTTCGGACGAGCACTCCGGACAGGTAATGAAGGAGCTGCTTTTCAAGGCCACGGAACTCGGAGTCAACATCGGTTTCGAGCCTATCTCGGACGAAGCATACGAAGAATGGGTCGGAGGTCAGGGAAAGAACAGGTACATACTTACGCTGATCGGCCGCAGCCTCTCCGCCCGCCAGATCGGCGCCGCAGCGAAGGTCTTCACCGAGCAGGGACTCAACATAGACTCGATCAAGCGTCTGACCGGACGCGTCAGCCTGCTCCACCCGGAAAAGAACGTCCGGGCATGCATAGAATTCTCCCTGCGAGGCACTCCCCTCGACCGCGAGAAGATGCAGGAACAGCTGATGAAACTCTCCGCCGAGATGGAGATGGACTTCTCTTTCCAGAAAGACGACATGTACCGCAGGATGAGGAGACTCATCTGCTTCGATATGGACTCCACGCTTATCCAGACCGAGTGCATCGACGAGCTGGCCAAGAGAGCCGGCGTCGGAGACCAGGTCGCCGCGATCACCGAACAGGCAATGCGCGGAGAAATCGACTTCAAGGAGAGCTTTACCCGCAGGGTCGCCCTCCTGAAGGGACTCGACGCCTCAGTCATGAAAGAGATCGCCGAGAATCTGCCTGTAACCGAAGGCACCGAGCGGCTCATGACAGTCCTCAAGACATATGGATATAAGATAGCGATCTTGAGCGGTGGATTCACCTATTTTGGCGAATATCTCCAGCGACGCTTCGGGATTGATTATGTCTATGCCAACGAGCTGGAGATCGGAGAAGACGGCAAGCTCACAGGCCGTTTCGTCGGAGACATAGTCGACGGCCACCGCAAGGCTGACCTGCTCAAGCTGATCGCCCAGATGGAGAAAGTCAATCTCGCGCAGACGATTGCCGTAGGAGACGGCGCCAACGACCTTCCGATGATCTCGGAGGCCGGTCTGGGCATCGCCTTCCACGCCAAGCCGAGAGTGGTGGCAAACGCAAAGCAGTCGATCAACACTCTGGGTCTCGACGGCGTACTTTATTTCCTGGGATTCAAAGACAGCTATATAAGCAACTAG